The sequence GCGCGCGCGGCCCAATGCATGGCTGCTGGCGCCGCTGGGGCTGGTCAGCGCCTTCGTGGCGATGCGGGACAGCTCCTGGCTCCTGGCGCTCAACGTGCTGACGGCGGGCGTGCTCCTGATGCTGCTCTCGCACTTCTGGGCCGCGGGCCGCGTGGAGCGGCTGGGGCTCACCGACTACGTGCTCGTCTTCTTCGGCTCCGCCGCCCAGAGCCTGCTCTATCCACCGGCGCTCGTCCGCGAGAGCGTGGACGTGCGCGGCCTCAAGACGCACTCGCGTCTTCTGGGAGCGCTGTCACGGGGCCTGTTGCTGACGCTGCCGGTGCTGCTCGTGTTCGGGCTGCTGCTCGAATCAGCGGATGGGGTCTTCTCCTCCACCATGCAGCGGCTGCTGTCGTTCGACCTGGGGGTGGACGTGTTGATCGCGCGCGCCGTCGGCGTGGGGTTCAGCGCGTGCATCGCGGCGGGCGTGCTGGGACATGCGCTGCGCCGCCGCGCCTCGAAGGAGCTGGGGGACGCGGAGGTGACGGCCGCCACGCCGCGCCTGGGTTACATCGAAGCGCTCATGCTCATCTTCGCCGTGAGCGCGTTGTTCTTCGTCTTCGCGGCCTTCCAGGTGTCGTACCTGTTCATCGGTGACGCGACGTCGCCCGCGGCCGGCTACACCTTCGCGGAGTACGCGCGGCGCGGCTTCTTCGAGCTGGTGGTCGTCGCCTCGCTGACGCTGGCGCTGGTCATGGCCCTGACGCGCTGGACGCGCCGTGAGACGCGCGCGGCGCAGACCGTCTTCCGTGCGGGGACGTCGCTGATGGTGGCGCTGACGCTGGTCATCCTCGCGTCGGCGATGCGGCGCCTGTCGCTGTACGAGGATGCGTTCGGTTACACGCTGCTGCGGGTGCACACGCATGTCTTCATGGTGGCGCTGGGCGCGGCGCTGACCTGGCGCGCGGTGACGCTGTGGTGGAAGCCGGAGCGCTTCGCGGTGGGTGCCTTCGCCACGGCGCTGGGCGCGGTTCTCGTGCTCAACTTCCTCAACCCGGAGGCGTTCATCGTCCGCCACAACCTGGAGCGGTATGCGCGCACGGGTTCGTTGGACACCGAAATGTTCTACGACCTGTCCGCGGACGCCGTCCCCGGGCTCGTCCAGGGGCTCTCCATCGCCTCGGAGGGGTACCAGGGGCCCCTGATGAACCTCCTGACGGAGCACCAGGACCGGCTGTCGCAGGGGGACGCGGTGCCGGAGTGGAATCTCTCCCGCTTCCTCGCCCGCCGCGCACTGCTGCGGACAGGAGCCTGGAGTGCGCCCGTGAATCCGTGAGGCCCCCTGGCTAGATTGCGGCGCCATGAGCGAAGTCGCCGGACGCCGTGCCTCCCCCCTGCCTCCCATTCCCGCGGTCCTCATCGCCGTGGTGAGCGTGCAGGGGGGCGCCGCGCTCGCGAAGGGGCTCTTCCCCGTCCTGGGCGCGGTGGGCGCCGCGGGGCTGCGGCTGGTGCTCGCATCGGTGATGCTGCTGGCGTGGTTCCGGCCCTCGCTGACGCGCTACACGCGGGCGCAGTGGGCGGCCATCGTGCCGTATGGCGTGGCGCTGGGCGTGATGAACCTCACGTACTACCTGTCCATCGCGCGCATCCCGCTGGGGCTCGCGGTGACGCTGGAGTTCGTGGGGCCCTTCGTGCTCGCGGTGGTGGGCTCGCGCAAGGCGCTGGACTTCCTCTGGGTGCTCTTCGCGGCGACGGGCATCGTGCTGATCACCCCGTGGACGGCGCGGCCCGGCGGGTTGGATCCGCTGGGCGTGGTGCTGGCGCTGACTGCGGGGGCGTGCTGGGCGCTCTACATCCTGATGGGCGGAAGGCTGTCGCGCCGCGTGCCGGAAGGGCAGGGCGTGGCGGCGGGCATGGTGGTGGCCATGCTGACGGTGCTGCCCTTCATGCTGAAGGAGGGGCACCTGGAGCGGCTGACGCCGGGCCTCTTCGCGGCGGGCCTGGGCGTGGCGCTCCTGTCCAGCGCGCTGCCGTACACCCTGGAGATGCTGGCGCTGGGCCAGCTCTCCAGCCGCACCTTCGGCATCCTGATGAGCCTGGAGCCCGGAGTCGCGACCGTGGTGGGCTGGCTGTTCCTGCGCGAGCACCTCACCCCCCTGCAATGGCTGGCGGTCGCGCTGGTGAGCATCGCGTCCGCGGGAGCGACGCTGACGGCGAAGCGGCTCCCTCCGCCCGTGGAGGCGTGAGC is a genomic window of Corallococcus macrosporus containing:
- a CDS encoding DUF4153 domain-containing protein, with protein sequence MNPSVPMSPLPSSPAPSVAAPARPLLPWVRAPRRMLALSLGLGVFAEVLLHRERWGVGFPLMVAALVGALAWLGGREGWQRARPNAWLLAPLGLVSAFVAMRDSSWLLALNVLTAGVLLMLLSHFWAAGRVERLGLTDYVLVFFGSAAQSLLYPPALVRESVDVRGLKTHSRLLGALSRGLLLTLPVLLVFGLLLESADGVFSSTMQRLLSFDLGVDVLIARAVGVGFSACIAAGVLGHALRRRASKELGDAEVTAATPRLGYIEALMLIFAVSALFFVFAAFQVSYLFIGDATSPAAGYTFAEYARRGFFELVVVASLTLALVMALTRWTRRETRAAQTVFRAGTSLMVALTLVILASAMRRLSLYEDAFGYTLLRVHTHVFMVALGAALTWRAVTLWWKPERFAVGAFATALGAVLVLNFLNPEAFIVRHNLERYARTGSLDTEMFYDLSADAVPGLVQGLSIASEGYQGPLMNLLTEHQDRLSQGDAVPEWNLSRFLARRALLRTGAWSAPVNP
- a CDS encoding EamA family transporter — translated: MSEVAGRRASPLPPIPAVLIAVVSVQGGAALAKGLFPVLGAVGAAGLRLVLASVMLLAWFRPSLTRYTRAQWAAIVPYGVALGVMNLTYYLSIARIPLGLAVTLEFVGPFVLAVVGSRKALDFLWVLFAATGIVLITPWTARPGGLDPLGVVLALTAGACWALYILMGGRLSRRVPEGQGVAAGMVVAMLTVLPFMLKEGHLERLTPGLFAAGLGVALLSSALPYTLEMLALGQLSSRTFGILMSLEPGVATVVGWLFLREHLTPLQWLAVALVSIASAGATLTAKRLPPPVEA